A window of the Acidovorax sp. YS12 genome harbors these coding sequences:
- a CDS encoding TonB-dependent siderophore receptor: protein MHRILPRPAPLALAVSLALGSAGLGAQTPAPGAWQDGRPRQIAIAAQPLGDALNAWARQTGAQLAVPQHLVAGKAAPAVSGALRPREALERLLAGSGLHGVFEGPLVSIEPVPAAGRDEAVLAPVTVVAPAAQEVGDGPVRGYVAKRSMAGTKTDTPLIETPQSISVVGAEEIDALKSQSLQDALGYVAGVSRFEGLSRVQDTIYLRGFQAQAGTGSVYRDGMKYTVNPFNGKQEIHGLERIEVLKGAASVLYGAAGPGGIINMVSKRPTATPLHELSLELGSFGRKQVSGDFGGPLDQDGEWSYRLSFLQRDSDTFVDHVRDDRTFIAPALRWQPNAATSLTLLADYQKDKTNYVYWLPAQGTIFPTVHGTIPRNRFTGEPGYSKFDMERYSIGYLFEHAFNDQFTFRNSLRYFHANSDFPLVWVSGLADDQRTSAYRGGALRWERSSALVADTSLQYRGTHGGVQHTVLAGFDYTRPRNQSERYDRTADSIDYYNPVYGGPLGAPVRDDWWSYNADTRQLGLYAQDQMKIADRWVVLLGGRYDHVRDNQSNLYTGEKSIDNEKSTAFTGRAGLVYLADNGLAPFASFSQSFEPTSGRDRLGARFDPSTGTQYEAGVRYQPQGADTLVSASVYQLTRQNVAVDDPVDPAYSAQIGEVRSRGLELEARTRVGRNAQLIAAYAYTDARTTRASPLQPSQVGQRSPGIPFHQLSIWGDYDFGRFGMPGLKAGAGMRYQSQTKPNTGSFDVPSFTVFDAMVGYTTGPWRLALNITNLFDKTYVGSCTTGCFYGEPRKVIGTATYRW from the coding sequence ATGCACCGCATTCTTCCGCGCCCCGCTCCGCTGGCGCTGGCCGTTTCCCTGGCGCTGGGCAGCGCCGGCCTGGGGGCGCAAACCCCGGCGCCCGGCGCCTGGCAGGATGGCCGGCCGCGCCAGATCGCCATTGCCGCCCAGCCCCTGGGCGATGCGCTGAACGCCTGGGCGCGCCAGACCGGCGCGCAGCTGGCCGTGCCCCAGCACCTGGTGGCGGGCAAGGCCGCGCCCGCCGTCTCCGGCGCCCTGCGCCCGCGCGAGGCACTGGAGCGCCTGCTGGCGGGCAGCGGGCTGCACGGCGTGTTCGAGGGCCCTCTGGTGTCGATCGAGCCCGTGCCCGCCGCGGGCCGGGACGAGGCCGTCCTGGCGCCGGTGACCGTGGTGGCGCCGGCGGCGCAGGAGGTGGGCGACGGCCCGGTGCGCGGCTATGTCGCCAAACGCAGCATGGCGGGCACCAAGACCGACACGCCGCTGATCGAGACGCCGCAGTCCATCTCCGTCGTGGGGGCCGAGGAGATCGACGCCCTCAAGTCGCAGAGCCTGCAGGACGCCCTGGGCTACGTGGCCGGCGTCAGCCGCTTCGAGGGCCTGTCGCGGGTGCAGGACACGATCTACCTGCGCGGCTTCCAGGCGCAGGCCGGCACGGGCAGCGTGTACCGCGACGGCATGAAATACACCGTCAACCCCTTCAACGGCAAGCAGGAAATCCATGGCCTGGAGCGCATCGAGGTGCTCAAGGGCGCTGCCTCGGTGCTCTACGGCGCGGCGGGGCCCGGCGGCATCATCAACATGGTGAGCAAGCGGCCCACTGCCACCCCGCTGCACGAGCTCAGCCTCGAGCTTGGCAGCTTCGGCCGCAAGCAGGTCTCGGGCGACTTCGGCGGCCCCCTGGACCAGGACGGCGAGTGGTCGTACCGGCTGAGCTTCCTCCAGCGCGACAGCGACACCTTCGTCGACCACGTGCGCGACGACCGCACCTTCATCGCCCCGGCGCTGCGGTGGCAGCCCAACGCCGCGACATCGCTGACGCTGCTGGCCGACTACCAGAAGGACAAGACCAACTACGTCTACTGGCTGCCCGCGCAGGGCACCATCTTCCCGACGGTCCACGGCACCATCCCGCGCAACCGCTTCACCGGCGAGCCCGGGTACAGCAAGTTCGACATGGAGCGCTATTCGATCGGCTACCTGTTCGAGCATGCGTTCAACGACCAGTTCACGTTCAGGAACAGCCTGCGCTACTTCCATGCGAACAGCGACTTTCCGCTGGTCTGGGTTTCGGGGCTGGCGGATGACCAGCGCACCTCCGCCTACCGGGGCGGAGCGCTGCGCTGGGAGCGTTCCTCGGCGCTGGTCGCGGACACCTCGCTGCAGTACCGGGGCACGCATGGCGGCGTCCAGCACACGGTGCTGGCCGGGTTCGACTACACCCGCCCCAGGAACCAGTCCGAACGCTACGACCGGACGGCCGACAGCATCGACTACTACAACCCGGTCTACGGCGGCCCCCTGGGTGCGCCGGTGCGCGACGACTGGTGGTCGTACAACGCCGACACCCGGCAACTGGGCCTGTATGCGCAGGACCAGATGAAGATCGCGGACAGGTGGGTGGTGCTGCTCGGCGGCCGCTACGACCATGTGCGCGACAACCAGAGCAACCTGTACACGGGCGAGAAGTCCATCGACAACGAGAAGAGCACGGCCTTCACGGGCCGCGCCGGGCTGGTCTATCTCGCGGACAACGGCCTGGCACCCTTCGCCAGCTTCAGCCAGTCCTTCGAGCCCACGTCGGGCCGGGACCGCCTGGGGGCGCGCTTCGACCCCTCGACCGGCACGCAGTACGAGGCGGGCGTGCGCTACCAGCCGCAGGGCGCGGACACGCTGGTATCGGCCTCCGTGTACCAGCTCACGCGCCAGAACGTCGCGGTGGACGACCCCGTCGATCCCGCCTACTCGGCGCAGATCGGCGAGGTGCGCTCCCGGGGCCTCGAACTGGAGGCGCGCACGCGCGTCGGCCGCAACGCCCAGCTGATCGCCGCCTATGCCTATACCGACGCGCGCACGACCCGGGCCAGCCCGCTGCAGCCGTCCCAGGTGGGCCAGCGCTCCCCCGGCATTCCCTTCCACCAGTTGTCCATCTGGGGCGACTACGACTTCGGCCGCTTCGGGATGCCCGGCCTGAAGGCCGGGGCCGGCATGCGCTACCAGAGCCAGACCAAGCCCAACACCGGCAGCTTCGACGTGCCGTCCTTCACGGTGTTCGACGCCATGGTCGGCTACACCACGGGCCCGTGGCGCCTGGCGCTGAACATCACCAACCTGTTCGACAAGACCTATGTCGGCAGTTGCACCACCGGCTGCTTCTATGGCGAGCCGCGCAAGGTCATAGGGACGGCCACCTACCGCTGGTAA